The Esox lucius isolate fEsoLuc1 chromosome 5, fEsoLuc1.pri, whole genome shotgun sequence genome includes a region encoding these proteins:
- the LOC105006897 gene encoding PH and SEC7 domain-containing protein 1 isoform X1 — MQGDLKRQQQQQVISQLLKRPLDSFFDNLPVLKSPILVSGPRLGVTSEDTFSRHFESIMESHRAKGTSYCSLDLDSEELLTSSTQTVLSFDLPTLTPEIQGGQMICHSARQIVKLSFAPLAHHERGTSLSESIITMTGDSDATRAPSSERLSSGSEDTPLRGGGGAARRLGSSWYSNPTFSFPRSVMSYSSNPSLSLNREKVRLATDTELDQDFSERLGLGSSDTLTNGNRADGEAAKRLAKRLFTLDGFRKSDVARHLSKNNDFSRMVAEEYLHFFNFVGLTLDQALRNFLRQFALMGETQERERVLSHFSRRYLHCNPKVIPTEDAIHTLTCALMLLNTDLHGHNIGRRMSCTQFIGNLEGLNEGQDFPKPLLKALYNSIKNEKLQWTIDEEEMRKSFSELGDISQADTASKQIKSPASGGRTLACQPSGAKLYKNGFLVRKVHADSDGKRTPRGKRGWKTFYGILKGLILYLQKGEYRPDKQLSDEDLKNAVSVHHSLAMRAADYSKRPNVFYLRTADWRVYLFQAPNAEQMQSWITRINTVSAMFSAPPFPAAIGSQKKFARPLLPSSTSKMSQEEQVQSHEARFRAISTELAELRSYPPDRKVKGRELEEYRQRDEYLEFEKTRYGTYAMLLRVKLRCGEDDLSIFEAQILEDNGLQRAHSSPTLQDGSLASQGSGAKEPVGCAAAGKGSKRTEGQRHSYRQAVRK; from the exons ATGCAGGGAGATCTTAagaggcagcagcagcagcaggtgATCAGTCAGCTCCTGAAGAG gCCGTTGGACAGTTTCTTTGACAACCTCCCGGTCCTGAAGTCGCCCATCCTCGTGTCCGGCCCTCGTTTGGGAGTTACCTCCGAAGACACATTCAGCCGCCATTTTGAGAGCATCATGGAGTCCCACCGTGCCAAAGGCACGTCCTACTGCAGCCTGGACCTGGACAGCGAAGAGCTGCTGACCTCCAGCACCCAGACGGTGCTATCCTTTGACCTCCCAACTCTGACCCCGGAGATCCAGGGCGGTCAGATGATCTGTCATAGCGCCCGGCAGATTGTGAAGCTGAGCTTCGCCCCATTGGCCCACCACGAGAGGGGGACAAGCCTATCGGAGTCCATCATCACGATGACGGGCGACTCTGATGCCACGCGTGCCCCCTCCAGTGAGAGGCTGAGCAGTGGCTCGGAGGACACGCCCCtgcgagggggagggggcgCGGCACGGAGGCTGGGGAGCAGCTGGTACAGCAACCCCACATTCTCCTTCCCTAGGTCAGTGATGTCGTACAGCAGCaacccctccctgtctctcaacAG GGAGAAGGTTCGTCTGGCGACAGACACTGAGCTGGACCAGGACTTCAGTGAGCGGTTGGGTCTGGGGAGCAGTGACACCCTGACCAATGGGAACCGTGCTGACGGAGAGGCGGCCAAGCGCCTGGCCAAGCGCCTCTTCACCTTGGACGGCTTCAGGAAGTCCGATGTAGCCCGTCACCTCAGCAAGAA CAATGACTTCAGTCGTATGGTTGCAGAGGAGTATCTGCATTTCTTTAACTTCGTGGGTCTTACTCTGGACCAGGCTCTGAG AAACTTCCTCAGACAGTTTGCCCTGATGGGGGAGACTCAGGAGCGGGAGCGGGTGTTGTCTCACTTCTCCAGGAGGTACCTGCACTGTAACCCCAAAGTCATCCCGACCGAGG ACGCCATTCACACCCTGACCTGTGCCCTGATGTTACTGAACACTGACCTGCATGGCCAT AACATCGGCCGGAGGATGTCGTGCACTCAGTTCATTGGCAACCTGGAGGGTCTTAACGAGGGCCAAGACTTTCCCAAACCACTGCTTAAG GCCCTGTACAACTCAATCAAGAACGAGAAGCTCCAGTGGACAAT TGACGAGGAGGAGATGCGAAAGTCTTTTTCAGAGCTGGGGGATATTAGCCAAGCAGACACAGCCTCCAAACAAATCAAAAGCCCAGCCAGCGGCGGGAGAACCCTGGCGTGCCAGCCCTCGGGGGCCAAGCTGTACAAGAACGGGTTCCTGGTGCGGAAAGTGCACGCCGATTCAGACGGCAAGAGAA CACCCCGTGGGAAGAGAGGCTGGAAGACGTTCTATGGCATTCTGAAGGGGCTTATTCTCTACCTGCAGAAG GGGGAGTACCGGCCGGACAAGCAGCTTTCGGACGAGGACCTGAAGAACGCTGTGTCCGTCCACCACTCTCTGGCCATGAGGGCTGCAGACTACAGCAAAAGACCAAACGTGTTCTACCTGCGCACAGCAGACTGGAGGGTCTACCTCTTCCAGGCACC AAACGCAGAGCAGATGCAGTCATGGATCACGCGCATTAACACGGTTTCAGCCATGTTCTCTGCGCCGCCCTTCCCTGCAGCCATCGGGTCGCAGAAGAAATTCGCCCGACCGCTGCTGCCCAGCTCCACCTCTAAAATGTCCCAG GAGGAACAGGTCCAGTCCCATGAGGCTCGGTTCCGGGCCATCTCCACTGAACTGGCCGAGCTACGCTCGTATCCTCCTGACCGAAAGGTCAAAGGCCGTGAGCTGGAGGAGTACCGCCAGCGGGACGAGTACCTGGAGTTTGAG AAAACGCGCTACGGTACCTACGCCATGTTGCTCCGTGTCAAGCTCCGCTGCGGCGAGGACGACCTGTCCATCTTCGAGGCCCAGATCCTGGAGGACAACGGGCTCCAGCGCGCCCACTCCAGCCCCACGCTCCAGGACGGCAGCCTGGCCTCCCAGGGAAGCGGGGCCAAGGAGCCGGTGGGCTGTGCCGCCGCGGGCAAAGGCTCCAAGCGCACAGAGGGCCAGAGACACAGCTACCGCCAGGCCGTCAGGAAGTGA
- the LOC105006897 gene encoding PH and SEC7 domain-containing protein 1 isoform X2, with product MQGDLKRQQQQQVISQLLKRPLDSFFDNLPVLKSPILVSGPRLGVTSEDTFSRHFESIMESHRAKGTSYCSLDLDSEELLTSSTQTVLSFDLPTLTPEIQGGQMICHSARQIVKLSFAPLAHHERGTSLSESIITMTGDSDATRAPSSERLSSGSEDTPLRGGGGAARRLGSSWYSNPTFSFPREKVRLATDTELDQDFSERLGLGSSDTLTNGNRADGEAAKRLAKRLFTLDGFRKSDVARHLSKNNDFSRMVAEEYLHFFNFVGLTLDQALRNFLRQFALMGETQERERVLSHFSRRYLHCNPKVIPTEDAIHTLTCALMLLNTDLHGHNIGRRMSCTQFIGNLEGLNEGQDFPKPLLKALYNSIKNEKLQWTIDEEEMRKSFSELGDISQADTASKQIKSPASGGRTLACQPSGAKLYKNGFLVRKVHADSDGKRTPRGKRGWKTFYGILKGLILYLQKGEYRPDKQLSDEDLKNAVSVHHSLAMRAADYSKRPNVFYLRTADWRVYLFQAPNAEQMQSWITRINTVSAMFSAPPFPAAIGSQKKFARPLLPSSTSKMSQEEQVQSHEARFRAISTELAELRSYPPDRKVKGRELEEYRQRDEYLEFEKTRYGTYAMLLRVKLRCGEDDLSIFEAQILEDNGLQRAHSSPTLQDGSLASQGSGAKEPVGCAAAGKGSKRTEGQRHSYRQAVRK from the exons ATGCAGGGAGATCTTAagaggcagcagcagcagcaggtgATCAGTCAGCTCCTGAAGAG gCCGTTGGACAGTTTCTTTGACAACCTCCCGGTCCTGAAGTCGCCCATCCTCGTGTCCGGCCCTCGTTTGGGAGTTACCTCCGAAGACACATTCAGCCGCCATTTTGAGAGCATCATGGAGTCCCACCGTGCCAAAGGCACGTCCTACTGCAGCCTGGACCTGGACAGCGAAGAGCTGCTGACCTCCAGCACCCAGACGGTGCTATCCTTTGACCTCCCAACTCTGACCCCGGAGATCCAGGGCGGTCAGATGATCTGTCATAGCGCCCGGCAGATTGTGAAGCTGAGCTTCGCCCCATTGGCCCACCACGAGAGGGGGACAAGCCTATCGGAGTCCATCATCACGATGACGGGCGACTCTGATGCCACGCGTGCCCCCTCCAGTGAGAGGCTGAGCAGTGGCTCGGAGGACACGCCCCtgcgagggggagggggcgCGGCACGGAGGCTGGGGAGCAGCTGGTACAGCAACCCCACATTCTCCTTCCCTAG GGAGAAGGTTCGTCTGGCGACAGACACTGAGCTGGACCAGGACTTCAGTGAGCGGTTGGGTCTGGGGAGCAGTGACACCCTGACCAATGGGAACCGTGCTGACGGAGAGGCGGCCAAGCGCCTGGCCAAGCGCCTCTTCACCTTGGACGGCTTCAGGAAGTCCGATGTAGCCCGTCACCTCAGCAAGAA CAATGACTTCAGTCGTATGGTTGCAGAGGAGTATCTGCATTTCTTTAACTTCGTGGGTCTTACTCTGGACCAGGCTCTGAG AAACTTCCTCAGACAGTTTGCCCTGATGGGGGAGACTCAGGAGCGGGAGCGGGTGTTGTCTCACTTCTCCAGGAGGTACCTGCACTGTAACCCCAAAGTCATCCCGACCGAGG ACGCCATTCACACCCTGACCTGTGCCCTGATGTTACTGAACACTGACCTGCATGGCCAT AACATCGGCCGGAGGATGTCGTGCACTCAGTTCATTGGCAACCTGGAGGGTCTTAACGAGGGCCAAGACTTTCCCAAACCACTGCTTAAG GCCCTGTACAACTCAATCAAGAACGAGAAGCTCCAGTGGACAAT TGACGAGGAGGAGATGCGAAAGTCTTTTTCAGAGCTGGGGGATATTAGCCAAGCAGACACAGCCTCCAAACAAATCAAAAGCCCAGCCAGCGGCGGGAGAACCCTGGCGTGCCAGCCCTCGGGGGCCAAGCTGTACAAGAACGGGTTCCTGGTGCGGAAAGTGCACGCCGATTCAGACGGCAAGAGAA CACCCCGTGGGAAGAGAGGCTGGAAGACGTTCTATGGCATTCTGAAGGGGCTTATTCTCTACCTGCAGAAG GGGGAGTACCGGCCGGACAAGCAGCTTTCGGACGAGGACCTGAAGAACGCTGTGTCCGTCCACCACTCTCTGGCCATGAGGGCTGCAGACTACAGCAAAAGACCAAACGTGTTCTACCTGCGCACAGCAGACTGGAGGGTCTACCTCTTCCAGGCACC AAACGCAGAGCAGATGCAGTCATGGATCACGCGCATTAACACGGTTTCAGCCATGTTCTCTGCGCCGCCCTTCCCTGCAGCCATCGGGTCGCAGAAGAAATTCGCCCGACCGCTGCTGCCCAGCTCCACCTCTAAAATGTCCCAG GAGGAACAGGTCCAGTCCCATGAGGCTCGGTTCCGGGCCATCTCCACTGAACTGGCCGAGCTACGCTCGTATCCTCCTGACCGAAAGGTCAAAGGCCGTGAGCTGGAGGAGTACCGCCAGCGGGACGAGTACCTGGAGTTTGAG AAAACGCGCTACGGTACCTACGCCATGTTGCTCCGTGTCAAGCTCCGCTGCGGCGAGGACGACCTGTCCATCTTCGAGGCCCAGATCCTGGAGGACAACGGGCTCCAGCGCGCCCACTCCAGCCCCACGCTCCAGGACGGCAGCCTGGCCTCCCAGGGAAGCGGGGCCAAGGAGCCGGTGGGCTGTGCCGCCGCGGGCAAAGGCTCCAAGCGCACAGAGGGCCAGAGACACAGCTACCGCCAGGCCGTCAGGAAGTGA
- the LOC105006897 gene encoding PH and SEC7 domain-containing protein 1 isoform X3, whose protein sequence is MRSGQGARTRTGGVSRGASLRHPSYRGGTGTAGKACSVFCWHGSHGDDRYLPTHRSSSRRREKVRLATDTELDQDFSERLGLGSSDTLTNGNRADGEAAKRLAKRLFTLDGFRKSDVARHLSKNNDFSRMVAEEYLHFFNFVGLTLDQALRNFLRQFALMGETQERERVLSHFSRRYLHCNPKVIPTEDAIHTLTCALMLLNTDLHGHNIGRRMSCTQFIGNLEGLNEGQDFPKPLLKALYNSIKNEKLQWTIDEEEMRKSFSELGDISQADTASKQIKSPASGGRTLACQPSGAKLYKNGFLVRKVHADSDGKRTPRGKRGWKTFYGILKGLILYLQKGEYRPDKQLSDEDLKNAVSVHHSLAMRAADYSKRPNVFYLRTADWRVYLFQAPNAEQMQSWITRINTVSAMFSAPPFPAAIGSQKKFARPLLPSSTSKMSQEEQVQSHEARFRAISTELAELRSYPPDRKVKGRELEEYRQRDEYLEFEKTRYGTYAMLLRVKLRCGEDDLSIFEAQILEDNGLQRAHSSPTLQDGSLASQGSGAKEPVGCAAAGKGSKRTEGQRHSYRQAVRK, encoded by the exons ATGCGATCTGGCCAGGGAGccaggacaaggacagggggGGTGAGTCGGGGAGCTAGTCTGAGGCACCCTTCGTACAGGGGGGGGACGGGTACGGCAGGGAAGGCCTGCTCTGTGTTCTGTTGGCACGGCTCACATGGAGATGACAGGTACCTTCCAACTCACCGTTCGAGCTCCCGGCGGAG GGAGAAGGTTCGTCTGGCGACAGACACTGAGCTGGACCAGGACTTCAGTGAGCGGTTGGGTCTGGGGAGCAGTGACACCCTGACCAATGGGAACCGTGCTGACGGAGAGGCGGCCAAGCGCCTGGCCAAGCGCCTCTTCACCTTGGACGGCTTCAGGAAGTCCGATGTAGCCCGTCACCTCAGCAAGAA CAATGACTTCAGTCGTATGGTTGCAGAGGAGTATCTGCATTTCTTTAACTTCGTGGGTCTTACTCTGGACCAGGCTCTGAG AAACTTCCTCAGACAGTTTGCCCTGATGGGGGAGACTCAGGAGCGGGAGCGGGTGTTGTCTCACTTCTCCAGGAGGTACCTGCACTGTAACCCCAAAGTCATCCCGACCGAGG ACGCCATTCACACCCTGACCTGTGCCCTGATGTTACTGAACACTGACCTGCATGGCCAT AACATCGGCCGGAGGATGTCGTGCACTCAGTTCATTGGCAACCTGGAGGGTCTTAACGAGGGCCAAGACTTTCCCAAACCACTGCTTAAG GCCCTGTACAACTCAATCAAGAACGAGAAGCTCCAGTGGACAAT TGACGAGGAGGAGATGCGAAAGTCTTTTTCAGAGCTGGGGGATATTAGCCAAGCAGACACAGCCTCCAAACAAATCAAAAGCCCAGCCAGCGGCGGGAGAACCCTGGCGTGCCAGCCCTCGGGGGCCAAGCTGTACAAGAACGGGTTCCTGGTGCGGAAAGTGCACGCCGATTCAGACGGCAAGAGAA CACCCCGTGGGAAGAGAGGCTGGAAGACGTTCTATGGCATTCTGAAGGGGCTTATTCTCTACCTGCAGAAG GGGGAGTACCGGCCGGACAAGCAGCTTTCGGACGAGGACCTGAAGAACGCTGTGTCCGTCCACCACTCTCTGGCCATGAGGGCTGCAGACTACAGCAAAAGACCAAACGTGTTCTACCTGCGCACAGCAGACTGGAGGGTCTACCTCTTCCAGGCACC AAACGCAGAGCAGATGCAGTCATGGATCACGCGCATTAACACGGTTTCAGCCATGTTCTCTGCGCCGCCCTTCCCTGCAGCCATCGGGTCGCAGAAGAAATTCGCCCGACCGCTGCTGCCCAGCTCCACCTCTAAAATGTCCCAG GAGGAACAGGTCCAGTCCCATGAGGCTCGGTTCCGGGCCATCTCCACTGAACTGGCCGAGCTACGCTCGTATCCTCCTGACCGAAAGGTCAAAGGCCGTGAGCTGGAGGAGTACCGCCAGCGGGACGAGTACCTGGAGTTTGAG AAAACGCGCTACGGTACCTACGCCATGTTGCTCCGTGTCAAGCTCCGCTGCGGCGAGGACGACCTGTCCATCTTCGAGGCCCAGATCCTGGAGGACAACGGGCTCCAGCGCGCCCACTCCAGCCCCACGCTCCAGGACGGCAGCCTGGCCTCCCAGGGAAGCGGGGCCAAGGAGCCGGTGGGCTGTGCCGCCGCGGGCAAAGGCTCCAAGCGCACAGAGGGCCAGAGACACAGCTACCGCCAGGCCGTCAGGAAGTGA